A window from Salvia miltiorrhiza cultivar Shanhuang (shh) chromosome 2, IMPLAD_Smil_shh, whole genome shotgun sequence encodes these proteins:
- the LOC131013345 gene encoding probable bifunctional methylthioribulose-1-phosphate dehydratase/enolase-phosphatase E1 1 isoform X1: MDAASAAINGAAKTATTSQAYLEGTKVKETKALIAELCRHFYNLGWVSGTGGSITIKVHDDAVPKPQQLIVMSPSGVQKERMMEEDMYVLSTDGTVLSEPLSKPWPNKPPKCSDCGPLFLKAYEMRNAGSVIHSHGMESCLVTMLNPSSKEFRITHMEMIKGIQGHGYYDELVVPIIENTAHERELTESLAEAIKAYPKTTAVLVRNHGIYVWGDSWISAKTQAECYHYLFDAAIKLHQLGLDWSTPSHGPIHHPDGPQCSLRNAKVSAKGGISSNGGIGQSRRCIVLDIEGTTTPISFVADVLFPYARDSVEKHLVLTYDTTETQDDIKLLCAQVDEDLKNGVAGAVPIPVDGGKEEVTGAVVANVRAMIKADRKITALKQLQGHIWRTGFLNHELEGVVFDDVPEALEKWHSLGIKVYIYSSGSRLAQKLLFGNTKYGDLRKYLCGFFDTTIGNKKETRSYVNITETLGVDNPSQILFVTDVYEEATAAKTAGTFQAPPTYNLKGKNLCTSRCRVHPSQLGFADFQLGIIWS; this comes from the exons ATGGATGCCGCTTCAGCAGCCATCAACGGAGCTGCGAAAACGGCCACCACATCACAGGCGTATTTAGAGGGCACCAAGGTGAAAGAAACCAAGGCCCTGATTGCAGAGCTCTGCCGCCACTTCTACAATCTCGGCTGGGTCTCCGGCACCGGCGGCAGCATCACCATCAAAGTCCACGACGATGCAGTTCCCAAACCCCAGCAGCTTATCGTCATGTCACCATCAG GTGTGCAGAAGGAGAGGATGATGGAGGAAGACATGTATGTGTTGTCTACAGATGGGACTGTGTTATCTGAGCCATTGTCGAAGCCATGGCCGAATAAGCCTCCCAAATGTTCTGATTGTGGTCCCTTGTTCTTGAAG GCATATGAAATGCGTAATGCTGGCTCTGTCATCCACAGCCATGGAATGGAATCTTGCCTCGTAACAATGCTCAATCCATCATCAAAAGAATTTCGA ATCACTCATATGGAAATGATCAAAGGAATCCAAGGGCATGGTTACTATGACGAACTTGTTGTTCCAATCATAGAAAATACTGCTCATGAAAGAGAGCTTACCGAATCTCTTGCAGAAGCA ATTAAAGCATACCCGAAAACCACGGCAGTCCTAGTTCGCAATCACGGAATATATGTGTGGGGAGATTCATGGATCAGTGCTAAAACACAG GCTGAATGCTACCACTATCTATTTGATGCTGCCATTAAACTTCATCAATTAGGCTTGGACTGGTCAACCCCGTCTCACGGTCCCATCCATCATCCAGATGGACCACAATGCAGCCTCAGAAATGCTAAAGTCTCTGCAAAAGGGGGCATCTCTTCGAACGGTGGAATTGGACAATCAAGG AGGTGCATTGTACTGGACATCGAAGGAACTACTACTCCCATATCGTTTGTTGCGGATGTTCTCTTTCCATATGCCCGTGACAGCGTGGAAAAGCATTTGGTGCTGACGTATGATACTACAGAAACTCAAGATGATATTAAGCTGCTTTGTGCACAA GTAGACGAAGACTTGAAGAATGGTGTTGCTGGTGCCGTTCCCATTCCCGTTGATGGAGGAAAAGAGGAGgtcactggtgctgtagtcgcGAATGTGAGGGCGATGATAAAAGCTGACAGGAAAATTACTGCCTTGAAACAATTACAA GGTCATATATGGCGAACTGGATTTCTGAATCACGAGTTAGAGGGagttgtatttgatgacgttcCTGAAGCTCTCGAGAAGTGGCATTCTCTTGGAATAAAG GTGTATATATATTCCAGTGGGAGCAGACTAGCTCAGAAGCTCTTGTTTGGCAACACCAAGTACGGGGACCTGAGGAAGTACTTGTGCGGGTTTTTTGACACCACGATAGG AAACAAGAAAGAAACGAGATCCTACGTGAACATCACCGAAACTCTAGGAGTGGACAATCCATCGCAGATTCTGTTTGTGACCGACGTGTACGAAGAAGCTACAGCTGCAAAAACAGCAGGTACTTTCCAAGCTCCACCAACTTATAATCTTAAAGGCAAAAACTTGTGTACATCTAGATGTAGGGTGCATCCATCCCAATTAGGATTCGCTGATTTCCAATTAGGGATAATATGGAGTTGA
- the LOC131008300 gene encoding uncharacterized protein LOC131008300 codes for MRRDLFVKIVDAMSNYSPFFTLRSMITIYGDRYLRTPNAADTERLLQMHEEIHGFPGMLGSLDCMHWEWRNCPVAYKGYYTRGDHGVPTIVLEAVASADLWIWHAFFGVAGASNDINVLHGSPLFNQFLHGNTPPVQFTVNGRTYNKGYYLTDGIYPTWASFVKSYPAPGDPMRQKFAQRQEAARKDIEHVF; via the exons ATGCGAAGAGACTTATTTGTCAAGATCGTTGATGCGATGAGCAACTACTCACCCTTTTTCACATTGAG GAGTATGATTACCATTTATGGTGATCGATATTTGAGGACTCCAAATGCAGCAGATACTGAACGCTTGCTACAGATGCATGAAGAAATACATGGCTTCCCGGGAATGCTGGGAAGCcttgattgcatgcattgggagTGGAGGAATTGTCCAGTCGCATACAAAGGATACTACACACGAGGCGATCACGGAGTTCCTACAATAGTTCTTGAAGCGGTGGCATCAGCAGATTTGTGGATATGGCATGCTTTCTTTGGCGTCGCCGGAGCAAGCAATGATATCAATGTTCTTCATGGATCTCCATTATTTAATCAATTCCTTCATGGAAATACGCCACCAGTTCAATTCACGGTGAATGGTCGGACGTATAACAAAGGATACTATCTGACAGATGGAATTTATCCGACATGGGCTTCATTCGTCAAGAGTTATCCAGCACCAGGAGATCCGATGAGACAAAAATTTGCGCAGAGACAAGAGGCTGCAAGAAAAGACATCGAACACGTGTTTTGA
- the LOC131013345 gene encoding probable bifunctional methylthioribulose-1-phosphate dehydratase/enolase-phosphatase E1 1 isoform X2, translated as MDAASAAINGAAKTATTSQAYLEGTKVKETKALIAELCRHFYNLGWVSGTGGSITIKVHDDAVPKPQQLIVMSPSGVQKERMMEEDMYVLSTDGTVLSEPLSKPWPNKPPKCSDCGPLFLKAYEMRNAGSVIHSHGMESCLVTMLNPSSKEFRITHMEMIKGIQGHGYYDELVVPIIENTAHERELTESLAEAIKAYPKTTAVLVRNHGIYVWGDSWISAKTQAECYHYLFDAAIKLHQLGLDWSTPSHGPIHHPDGPQCSLRNAKVSAKGGISSNGGIGQSRRCIVLDIEGTTTPISFVADVLFPYARDSVEKHLVLTYDTTETQDDIKLLCAQVDEDLKNGVAGAVPIPVDGGKEEVTGAVVANVRAMIKADRKITALKQLQGHIWRTGFLNHELEGVVFDDVPEALEKWHSLGIKVYIYSSGSRLAQKLLFGNTKYGDLRKYLCGFFDTTIGNKKETRSYVNITETLGVDNPSQILFVTDVYEEATAAKTAGMEVIVSIRAGNGPLPESHGFRTVESFSDI; from the exons ATGGATGCCGCTTCAGCAGCCATCAACGGAGCTGCGAAAACGGCCACCACATCACAGGCGTATTTAGAGGGCACCAAGGTGAAAGAAACCAAGGCCCTGATTGCAGAGCTCTGCCGCCACTTCTACAATCTCGGCTGGGTCTCCGGCACCGGCGGCAGCATCACCATCAAAGTCCACGACGATGCAGTTCCCAAACCCCAGCAGCTTATCGTCATGTCACCATCAG GTGTGCAGAAGGAGAGGATGATGGAGGAAGACATGTATGTGTTGTCTACAGATGGGACTGTGTTATCTGAGCCATTGTCGAAGCCATGGCCGAATAAGCCTCCCAAATGTTCTGATTGTGGTCCCTTGTTCTTGAAG GCATATGAAATGCGTAATGCTGGCTCTGTCATCCACAGCCATGGAATGGAATCTTGCCTCGTAACAATGCTCAATCCATCATCAAAAGAATTTCGA ATCACTCATATGGAAATGATCAAAGGAATCCAAGGGCATGGTTACTATGACGAACTTGTTGTTCCAATCATAGAAAATACTGCTCATGAAAGAGAGCTTACCGAATCTCTTGCAGAAGCA ATTAAAGCATACCCGAAAACCACGGCAGTCCTAGTTCGCAATCACGGAATATATGTGTGGGGAGATTCATGGATCAGTGCTAAAACACAG GCTGAATGCTACCACTATCTATTTGATGCTGCCATTAAACTTCATCAATTAGGCTTGGACTGGTCAACCCCGTCTCACGGTCCCATCCATCATCCAGATGGACCACAATGCAGCCTCAGAAATGCTAAAGTCTCTGCAAAAGGGGGCATCTCTTCGAACGGTGGAATTGGACAATCAAGG AGGTGCATTGTACTGGACATCGAAGGAACTACTACTCCCATATCGTTTGTTGCGGATGTTCTCTTTCCATATGCCCGTGACAGCGTGGAAAAGCATTTGGTGCTGACGTATGATACTACAGAAACTCAAGATGATATTAAGCTGCTTTGTGCACAA GTAGACGAAGACTTGAAGAATGGTGTTGCTGGTGCCGTTCCCATTCCCGTTGATGGAGGAAAAGAGGAGgtcactggtgctgtagtcgcGAATGTGAGGGCGATGATAAAAGCTGACAGGAAAATTACTGCCTTGAAACAATTACAA GGTCATATATGGCGAACTGGATTTCTGAATCACGAGTTAGAGGGagttgtatttgatgacgttcCTGAAGCTCTCGAGAAGTGGCATTCTCTTGGAATAAAG GTGTATATATATTCCAGTGGGAGCAGACTAGCTCAGAAGCTCTTGTTTGGCAACACCAAGTACGGGGACCTGAGGAAGTACTTGTGCGGGTTTTTTGACACCACGATAGG AAACAAGAAAGAAACGAGATCCTACGTGAACATCACCGAAACTCTAGGAGTGGACAATCCATCGCAGATTCTGTTTGTGACCGACGTGTACGAAGAAGCTACAGCTGCAAAAACAGCAG GCATGGAGGTGATAGTCTCCATTCGGGCCGGCAACGGACCTCTTCCTGAGAGTCATGGCTTTCGGACAGTCGAGTCGTTTTCGGATATCTAA